The following are from one region of the Gammaproteobacteria bacterium genome:
- a CDS encoding SIS domain-containing protein, giving the protein MMTHIERLKRNLIASIAAKQEFLGNAAQLEIFGRAVEVVVNAYRNGGRLYIAGNGGSAADAQHLAAEFVVRLSKDRPSMPAEALTVDSSILTAIGNDYGYDEVFARQVAGKMRDHDVFLALTTSGRSSNILRALEQCRAMNLPSIAFCGRDGGQAKTMADHCVVANGTSTSTIQELHIVLAHSLCESVEAALFGE; this is encoded by the coding sequence ATGATGACGCACATCGAAAGACTCAAAAGAAACCTGATTGCCTCCATTGCGGCGAAGCAGGAATTTCTTGGCAACGCCGCGCAGCTTGAGATCTTTGGCCGGGCGGTAGAGGTGGTGGTCAATGCCTACCGGAACGGCGGACGCCTCTATATCGCCGGTAACGGCGGATCCGCTGCCGATGCCCAGCACCTGGCGGCCGAATTTGTCGTCAGGCTCAGCAAGGATCGTCCATCCATGCCCGCCGAGGCGCTCACTGTGGACAGCTCAATCCTGACCGCCATTGGCAACGACTATGGGTATGACGAGGTGTTTGCACGGCAGGTTGCCGGCAAGATGCGTGATCACGATGTTTTCCTGGCCCTCACCACCTCGGGACGCTCGTCCAATATCCTGCGAGCGCTTGAACAGTGCCGGGCGATGAACCTTCCGAGTATCGCGTTCTGCGGCAGGGATGGTGGCCAGGCCAAGACAATGGCTGATCACTGCGTTGTGGCAAACGGCACGAGCACCAGTACCATTCAGGAGTTGCACATCGTGCTGGCACATTCCCTCTGCGAGAGCGTCGAAGCCGCGCTCTTTGGTGAATGA
- the rfaD gene encoding ADP-glyceromanno-heptose 6-epimerase, producing the protein MIIVTGGAGFIGSNLVRALNARGRSDVLVVDNLSNGVKFKNLADCEIMDYLDKEDFLAKVATGHELAAPVEAVFHLGACSSTTEWDGRYMMRNNYEYSKALLHYCLDRRFPFVYASSASVYGGGLVFREERQHEAPLNVYGYSKFLFDQYVRLLPRPASQVVGLRYFNVYGPREQHKGSMASVAYHFNNQLLAEGRIKLFEGCDGYGNGEQRRDFVYVEDVCAAKLWFLDHPDYSGIFNLGTGRSQTFNDVARAVVSWHGRGEIEYIPFPEKLRGCYQSFTEADIGALRAAGYDGSFKTVDEGVREYLQWLNA; encoded by the coding sequence GTGATTATTGTGACTGGTGGCGCCGGCTTTATTGGAAGCAATCTGGTCAGGGCGCTCAATGCGCGTGGCCGGAGTGATGTGCTGGTGGTGGATAATCTCAGCAATGGCGTGAAATTCAAAAATCTCGCCGATTGCGAAATCATGGATTACCTGGACAAGGAAGACTTTCTGGCCAAAGTGGCGACGGGGCATGAACTTGCTGCGCCAGTGGAGGCCGTGTTTCACCTCGGCGCCTGCTCATCCACCACGGAGTGGGACGGACGCTATATGATGCGTAATAATTACGAGTACTCCAAGGCGTTGTTGCACTATTGCCTGGATCGACGCTTTCCTTTTGTGTATGCCTCGTCGGCATCTGTCTATGGTGGCGGGCTGGTGTTCCGCGAGGAGCGCCAGCATGAGGCGCCACTCAACGTCTACGGCTACTCAAAGTTTTTGTTCGATCAATATGTACGTCTCCTCCCGCGCCCTGCAAGCCAGGTGGTGGGGCTGCGTTACTTCAACGTCTATGGCCCGCGTGAGCAGCATAAGGGTTCGATGGCCAGCGTCGCCTACCACTTCAATAACCAGTTGCTGGCGGAAGGGCGGATCAAGTTGTTTGAGGGTTGTGATGGCTACGGCAATGGCGAGCAGCGCCGCGATTTCGTCTATGTCGAGGATGTTTGTGCCGCCAAGTTATGGTTTTTGGACCACCCGGACTATTCGGGTATCTTCAATCTCGGCACCGGCCGCAGTCAAACCTTTAACGATGTTGCGCGCGCCGTCGTTTCCTGGCATGGCCGGGGAGAGATCGAATACATTCCCTTCCCTGAAAAACTGCGCGGCTGTTATCAGAGCTTTACCGAAGCGGATATCGGCGCGTTGCGCGCGGCGGGTTACGATGGATCTTTTAAAACGGTTGACGAAGGCGTGCGCGAATACCTGCAGTGGCTGAACGCATGA
- the gmhB gene encoding D-glycero-beta-D-manno-heptose 1,7-bisphosphate 7-phosphatase yields MQRRAIFIDRDGTINVEKNYLFKFEDWEWIPGAVDAIRMFNEAGFLVIVISNQAGVARGFYGADDIEKLHASVTRVLESKNVKVDGYYYCPHHPEFGDNRECDCRKPAPGMILEAQRDWDIDLAHSYMIGDKASDIEAALAAGVHPVMVATGYGSNERNLIDSRVPYVADLLAAARFILSNECSIHSA; encoded by the coding sequence ATGCAGCGACGCGCCATTTTCATTGACCGTGACGGCACCATCAACGTCGAGAAGAACTACCTCTTCAAGTTCGAGGACTGGGAGTGGATTCCCGGCGCCGTTGACGCGATTCGCATGTTTAATGAAGCGGGATTCCTCGTGATCGTCATTTCCAATCAGGCCGGTGTTGCGCGGGGTTTTTACGGCGCTGACGATATCGAAAAACTGCACGCATCGGTGACACGCGTATTGGAAAGTAAAAACGTAAAGGTCGACGGTTATTATTATTGCCCCCATCATCCGGAATTTGGCGATAACCGGGAATGTGACTGTCGCAAACCCGCCCCTGGGATGATACTGGAGGCCCAGCGGGATTGGGACATAGACCTCGCTCATTCTTATATGATCGGCGATAAAGCCAGCGATATCGAAGCTGCCCTGGCCGCGGGTGTCCATCCTGTCATGGTCGCCACAGGGTATGGCTCCAATGAACGTAACTTGATTGATAGCCGGGTACCTTATGTTGCGGATTTGTTAGCTGCGGCAAGGTTTATATTAAGCAATGAATGCTCGATCCACTCTGCGTGA
- the hldE gene encoding bifunctional D-glycero-beta-D-manno-heptose-7-phosphate kinase/D-glycero-beta-D-manno-heptose 1-phosphate adenylyltransferase HldE: MRIEIPSFESGRILVVGDIMLDRYWHGPVSRISPEAPVPIVRVEQVEERPGGAGNVALNIAALGGRVLVLSLTGADAAAEALEQRLGAAGVECLFQRQPGLATTTKLRVMSQHQQLIRLDFEDAAQDVDATLLLEHFLRHLPDADVVVLSDYGKGALRQARQLISAARAAGKPVLVDPKGKDFSLYHGATLITPNLSEFETVVGHCRDERELVDKGQALMAAHDFGALLITRGEHGMTLLRQDMIKGGAEELHLPAQAREVYDVTGAGDTVISVLAAALAAGQDLGTATALANLAAGIVVGKLGTATVSVPELRRALRDGQAPGRGVMTEEQLLIAVQDARAHGETVVMTNGCFDILHAGHVAYLEQARRLGDHLIVAVNDDASVQRLKGAGRPVNSLERRMAVLAGLASVSWVVPFSEDTPERLICGVVPDCLVKGGDYRAEEVAGYGCVTANGGQVLILHYEEGCSTTNIIETIRKERGDSQ, encoded by the coding sequence ATGCGTATCGAGATACCCTCCTTTGAGTCCGGCCGCATTCTGGTTGTCGGCGATATAATGCTGGACCGCTACTGGCACGGCCCCGTCTCGCGCATTTCTCCTGAAGCCCCGGTGCCGATAGTGCGCGTGGAGCAGGTGGAGGAGCGTCCCGGAGGGGCGGGTAACGTGGCGCTGAATATCGCCGCGTTGGGGGGGCGTGTGCTAGTGCTCAGTCTGACCGGCGCGGATGCGGCGGCAGAGGCGCTTGAGCAGCGCCTGGGCGCGGCCGGTGTGGAATGCCTGTTCCAGCGTCAGCCTGGTTTGGCCACCACCACCAAGCTGCGCGTAATGAGCCAGCATCAGCAACTTATCCGCCTGGATTTCGAGGATGCCGCCCAGGATGTTGACGCTACGTTGCTGCTGGAACACTTCCTCCGTCACTTGCCGGATGCCGATGTCGTGGTTTTGTCCGACTACGGCAAGGGCGCCCTGCGCCAGGCGCGGCAACTGATCAGCGCCGCCCGCGCAGCCGGAAAACCGGTGTTGGTGGACCCAAAAGGCAAGGATTTCAGCCTGTATCATGGCGCCACTCTTATTACGCCCAATCTGTCGGAATTTGAGACTGTCGTCGGACATTGCCGTGACGAGCGCGAACTGGTGGATAAGGGGCAGGCGCTGATGGCGGCGCACGACTTTGGCGCATTGCTGATCACGCGCGGTGAGCATGGCATGACCTTGCTGCGCCAGGATATGATCAAGGGGGGCGCCGAGGAGCTGCATCTGCCTGCACAGGCGCGCGAGGTTTACGATGTCACCGGTGCGGGCGATACCGTGATTTCGGTGCTGGCGGCTGCGCTTGCAGCAGGGCAGGATCTCGGTACGGCGACAGCGCTCGCCAATCTGGCGGCGGGGATCGTCGTCGGCAAGCTGGGCACTGCCACCGTCAGCGTACCGGAACTGCGGCGCGCCTTGCGCGATGGTCAGGCGCCGGGGCGGGGTGTGATGACGGAGGAGCAACTCCTGATCGCGGTACAGGATGCGCGCGCGCATGGCGAGACTGTAGTGATGACCAATGGTTGTTTCGATATCCTGCATGCGGGCCATGTGGCCTATCTGGAGCAGGCGCGACGCCTCGGCGACCACCTGATCGTGGCCGTCAACGATGACGCCTCGGTGCAGCGCCTGAAGGGTGCCGGGCGCCCGGTGAATTCCCTGGAACGGCGCATGGCGGTGCTGGCGGGCCTGGCTTCTGTGAGCTGGGTAGTGCCGTTTTCCGAAGATACCCCGGAGCGCCTGATTTGCGGGGTTGTGCCCGATTGTCTGGTAAAGGGTGGCGACTACCGTGCTGAAGAGGTGGCTGGCTACGGCTGCGTCACCGCCAATGGCGGACAGGTGCTGATACTTCATTATGAAGAAGGCTGTTCGACTACCAATATTATCGAAACCATCCGCAAGGAACGAGGAGATTCACAGTGA
- the asnB gene encoding asparagine synthase (glutamine-hydrolyzing) — MCGIAGFFGRRTVSNQVVEQVLSVLRRRGPDAQHTVHWDAQWQRSDQPVTNALLHARLSIMDPRPEADQPMSNDGGDIWICYNGEVYDWQEDADALRRQGVTFRTRSDTEFILRAYEAWGMDFISRLRGMFAIVIMDLRQKKVMLIRDRMGLKPLVYYHQDGELAFGSTVRAVLPYVPTHLRQFSLESIDAYLAHRYIPAPHTIFKHISRLENGHYLNFDLDTRELTKHCYWQAAPEGRDHLKVLDDAIKIRTVADRPLGLFLSGGIDSSVLAARLSALGYRDIHSYTAAFPGSDMDESEQAKAVACMTGIPCHAINIPEKIAGDFEQIIADLDEPFADPSSFPMWYLARETAQHVKVVLSGDGGDELLAGYKRYGKHLRTAWRSGISLPFLPLRPMLDSKGMAKLATELRMSWLEAYSLRFSGFTPNQRQYLQPQYKLPRAVYWRMNGDPQPSPLHALIDIDLKNYLPEYILRKSDLCTMAHGLELRAPLLDHRWYQTLLTVSDGQRFTFPPKLLLKPACAPCDALGLFDQKKRGFNPPLGRWLKKDLAQRCSGLGERLSLLTEGQLAQGAINNAVDYYQQGANHMAEQVLQLLILDESLRQLDVLRKILI; from the coding sequence ATGTGTGGTATTGCAGGATTTTTCGGGCGCCGGACTGTTTCAAACCAGGTAGTCGAACAGGTGTTGAGCGTTTTACGGCGCCGGGGGCCGGATGCGCAGCATACAGTCCATTGGGATGCTCAATGGCAGCGGAGTGATCAGCCGGTAACCAACGCGCTGCTTCACGCACGCTTGTCGATCATGGACCCGCGCCCCGAGGCCGATCAGCCCATGTCTAATGATGGCGGCGACATTTGGATTTGCTATAACGGTGAAGTTTATGACTGGCAAGAAGATGCCGATGCACTGCGCCGTCAGGGCGTAACATTCCGCACGCGGTCGGATACGGAGTTTATTTTAAGGGCGTACGAAGCATGGGGGATGGATTTCATCTCCCGGCTGCGCGGGATGTTTGCCATAGTCATTATGGATCTGCGCCAGAAAAAGGTGATGCTGATCCGGGATAGGATGGGCTTGAAGCCATTGGTGTACTACCATCAGGACGGAGAGCTGGCGTTTGGCTCTACGGTGCGTGCGGTGTTGCCTTATGTGCCAACCCACTTACGCCAATTCTCCCTGGAATCCATCGATGCCTATCTTGCTCATCGCTATATCCCCGCACCGCATACGATATTCAAACACATATCGCGCCTGGAAAACGGCCATTATCTGAACTTTGATTTAGATACCAGGGAGCTGACCAAGCATTGCTATTGGCAAGCAGCGCCGGAAGGGCGCGATCACCTCAAGGTGCTTGATGATGCCATCAAGATACGTACGGTTGCTGATCGTCCGCTGGGGTTGTTCTTGAGCGGCGGGATTGACTCCAGTGTGTTGGCCGCCCGCCTCTCCGCGCTCGGCTATCGTGACATTCATTCCTATACGGCGGCCTTTCCCGGCAGCGATATGGATGAGAGCGAGCAGGCGAAGGCTGTGGCCTGCATGACTGGAATCCCGTGCCACGCCATCAATATTCCCGAGAAGATAGCTGGCGATTTCGAACAAATCATTGCCGACCTGGATGAACCCTTTGCCGATCCCAGCAGCTTTCCCATGTGGTATCTTGCGCGCGAAACCGCACAGCATGTGAAAGTTGTGCTCAGTGGCGATGGTGGTGATGAGCTATTGGCGGGCTATAAGCGGTACGGCAAACATCTGCGTACTGCGTGGCGCTCTGGCATAAGCCTGCCATTTCTTCCGTTGCGCCCCATGCTCGACAGCAAAGGCATGGCCAAACTGGCAACGGAACTGCGGATGAGCTGGCTGGAAGCCTACAGTCTGCGCTTCTCTGGTTTTACTCCAAACCAGAGGCAGTATCTGCAGCCACAATACAAGCTGCCTCGCGCTGTCTACTGGCGCATGAATGGCGACCCGCAGCCGTCTCCCTTGCATGCGCTGATCGATATCGATTTAAAAAACTATTTGCCGGAGTACATACTTCGCAAATCAGACTTATGCACGATGGCGCACGGCCTTGAGCTGCGTGCACCCTTGCTGGACCATCGGTGGTATCAAACGCTGCTAACCGTTTCTGACGGGCAACGCTTCACATTTCCTCCCAAACTGCTGTTGAAACCGGCTTGTGCGCCTTGTGATGCGCTGGGATTGTTCGATCAAAAAAAACGTGGATTTAATCCGCCATTGGGGCGATGGCTAAAAAAAGATCTGGCACAGCGGTGTTCCGGTCTTGGTGAAAGATTGTCCTTGTTGACGGAGGGCCAGCTAGCCCAAGGTGCGATCAATAATGCGGTGGATTATTATCAACAGGGCGCAAATCACATGGCCGAGCAAGTGTTACAATTACTTATACTGGATGAATCCTTGCGGCAGTTGGATGTGCTGCGAAAAATACTGATATAA
- a CDS encoding glycosyltransferase family 4 protein: MNPLNITLVRQRYTPHGGAERFVARALGALRAQGVEVTLITRKWQAQEGVSVLPCNPFYMGRLWRDWGFARRVCKTLQSVTGSLVQSHERIACCDIYRAGDGVHSEWLKQWVRVISLSRRLQLWLSPYHRYVLSAERRLFSSPRLRMVICNSMMVKREIQENFGLPDHKIEVIYSGVDTQTFHPNLKVLHRNTLRECYAIPEAATVFLFVGSGFARKGLGALLQAMSRLPLDSHLVVVGKDKNTKHYQLQSKRLGIEQRVHFMGPQADVTPFYGAADALVLPTLYDPFPNVALEAMASGLPLITSFKSGAADLIIDGRNGYVCDALDIDSLVSSMRKMLSRETAAAMGAAAQVSVASLTLENMGNRLIALYQRLLSNDASQPVLAETIPVSVD, from the coding sequence ATGAATCCGCTTAACATCACGCTGGTGCGCCAACGCTATACTCCTCACGGGGGCGCGGAGCGCTTCGTGGCGCGCGCGCTGGGTGCATTGAGGGCGCAAGGAGTAGAAGTAACACTGATTACGCGAAAATGGCAAGCACAAGAAGGTGTCAGTGTGCTGCCATGCAATCCTTTCTATATGGGGAGACTTTGGCGTGATTGGGGATTTGCCCGGCGCGTCTGTAAAACACTGCAAAGCGTGACAGGGAGCCTTGTACAGTCCCATGAGCGTATCGCGTGTTGCGATATTTACCGAGCAGGTGACGGCGTGCACAGTGAATGGCTCAAGCAATGGGTGCGCGTCATATCCCTGTCGCGTCGCCTACAGTTATGGTTGAGTCCTTATCACCGTTATGTGCTCTCCGCCGAGCGCCGTTTGTTTTCAAGCCCGCGTTTGCGGATGGTGATATGCAACTCCATGATGGTCAAGCGTGAGATCCAGGAAAATTTCGGACTGCCAGACCATAAGATCGAAGTGATCTATAGCGGAGTTGACACGCAAACTTTTCACCCGAATCTGAAGGTGCTTCATCGTAATACGCTACGCGAGTGCTACGCCATCCCCGAAGCGGCCACAGTGTTTCTTTTTGTAGGTTCTGGATTCGCACGTAAGGGTCTGGGAGCGCTGTTGCAGGCCATGTCGAGACTGCCTTTAGACAGCCACCTGGTGGTGGTTGGCAAGGACAAAAATACCAAACACTACCAACTGCAAAGTAAGCGTTTGGGAATAGAGCAGCGGGTACATTTCATGGGGCCGCAGGCCGATGTCACGCCGTTTTACGGTGCGGCGGATGCGTTGGTATTGCCGACACTTTATGATCCCTTCCCTAACGTCGCGCTTGAAGCCATGGCTTCTGGTCTGCCATTGATTACCAGTTTCAAATCCGGCGCCGCCGATTTGATTATTGACGGCCGCAACGGCTATGTCTGCGATGCCTTGGATATCGACAGCCTGGTAAGTTCAATGCGCAAAATGTTATCCCGTGAGACAGCAGCGGCGATGGGCGCTGCAGCACAGGTGTCAGTGGCTTCCCTGACCCTGGAAAACATGGGAAACCGCTTGATCGCACTGTATCAACGGTTATTGTCAAACGATGCCTCTCAGCCTGTGCTGGCAGAAACCATTCCAGTCTCTGTGGATTGA
- a CDS encoding glycosyltransferase family 9 protein produces the protein MSSRLAVRQITFALAGWHTLLNPRRRPSTTPRRILVAQDLLLGDTLMLTPLLAKLRLRHPEAEIVMTTSRAMFPLYEKHPYGVIAAHYDERDVSSLWRLHETSGYDMAIVPAHNRHSWLARALDARWIVAHAGDRPAYKNWPVDELIPYPDTPASLGDMFTTMIPGAPPPPYDSAQWPAPHAEPFTLPGQPYCVLHVGASNVIKLWAPERWLALADRLAERGYQVVWSGGRGEQIHVDAIDPQHRYISYAGRLDLAQLWHLLDGASLLVCPDTGVAHLGRIVGTPTVTLFGPGSPLICGKGEFWKNARYEAVIIDDVACRDGSLLFNRQVAWAHFCSRNPQQCAKPVCMEAIDLSAVWNAVMKVTATS, from the coding sequence ATGTCCAGTCGCCTTGCTGTCCGACAGATCACTTTCGCCCTGGCTGGCTGGCATACCCTGTTGAATCCACGGCGCCGTCCCAGCACGACGCCCCGGCGCATTCTGGTCGCCCAGGATCTATTGTTGGGCGACACTTTGATGCTTACCCCGCTGCTGGCAAAGTTGCGCCTGCGCCATCCAGAGGCCGAGATCGTGATGACAACGTCTCGTGCCATGTTTCCCTTGTATGAAAAGCATCCCTATGGCGTGATCGCCGCCCACTATGATGAGCGTGATGTAAGTAGCTTGTGGCGCTTACATGAAACGTCAGGTTACGACATGGCGATTGTGCCCGCCCACAATCGCCATAGCTGGCTGGCGCGCGCCTTGGATGCGCGTTGGATTGTTGCGCATGCCGGTGACCGGCCTGCCTATAAAAATTGGCCTGTCGATGAATTGATTCCCTATCCCGATACACCTGCCTCATTGGGCGACATGTTCACTACCATGATTCCTGGCGCACCACCGCCTCCCTATGACAGCGCACAATGGCCGGCGCCTCACGCTGAACCTTTCACTCTACCGGGTCAACCTTACTGCGTGCTGCATGTGGGCGCCAGCAATGTTATCAAGTTGTGGGCGCCGGAGCGCTGGCTCGCGCTTGCGGACAGGCTTGCCGAGCGCGGATATCAGGTGGTTTGGAGCGGTGGACGAGGCGAGCAAATTCATGTTGATGCTATTGATCCACAGCACCGTTACATCTCTTATGCCGGGCGTCTGGATCTGGCGCAGCTCTGGCACTTGCTTGACGGTGCCAGTTTGCTGGTATGTCCAGATACCGGCGTAGCGCATCTGGGGCGTATTGTCGGCACACCAACCGTGACGCTCTTCGGGCCAGGTTCACCTCTGATTTGCGGCAAAGGTGAGTTCTGGAAAAATGCACGTTATGAAGCCGTGATCATCGATGATGTTGCATGCCGTGATGGGAGCCTGCTATTTAACCGGCAAGTTGCCTGGGCGCACTTTTGCAGCCGGAACCCGCAGCAATGCGCCAAACCTGTCTGCATGGAAGCAATTGATCTATCGGCCGTATGGAATGCGGTGATGAAGGTGACGGCAACCTCATGA